AGAAAAACTCGTTCCCGCGGAACCCGGCTTTTTCCGCCTCAAAGACGATTTCGAAGACGAAATCATGAAGAAGCTGCCGCCCGTCTGCCGCGGCACCACACGCTTCATGCTCTCGGTGGAAGTCTCCACTATTTATAAGAAGGGCGACAAAACGCGCAAGGTGCACCACCTGATCTACGCGCCGACCGTGGAAAAGGCCGAGGCCATCAACCGCGCGCTGGCCCGCATCGGCAACATCCGCTCGGACGGCCGCCCCATCCTGGGCCTCGACTCCCGGCACCTTCTGGAAATCGTGCTCGAGGCCGGTGAAGATTGTTTTCTGGTTCCCGCGCATATCTGGACGCCGTGGTTTTCCGTGCTGGGCTCCAAATCCGGCTTCGACGCCGTTTCCGACTGCTACGGCGACCTGGCGCCGCATATCTTTGCCGTCGAGACCGGTCTTTCGTCCGATCCGGAAATGAACCGCCGCGTTTCCAGCCTGGATGGCTATCGCCTGATTTCCAATTCCGACGCGCATTCGCCGCAAAAACTGGGGCGCGAGGCCTGTTACTTCGATTGCGGGCTGGATTATTTTTCCCTGCGCCGCGCGCTCGAAACCGGCCAGGGCTACGGCGGCACCGTGGAATTTTTTCCCGAGGAAGGGAAATACCACATGGACGGCCACCGCGCCTGCCAGGTGCGGTTCACGCCCGAGGAAAGCCGGAAGCACAACGGCATCTGCCCGGAATGCCGGAAGCCGCTGACACTCGGCGTCATGTACCGCGTCGAAGAACTCGCCGACCGCACGGAACAGGAAACCAAGGACAAAAGCGGCGAATTCAAAAGCCTGATTCCCCTTCCGGAGATGATTGCGGAAACGCTTTCCGTGGGGCCTGCGAGCAAGGCCGTGTGCCGGGATTACGAAAATATGGTCTCGGACCTCGGCGCGGAACTGGACATCCTGAGCGACCTGCCGCTCGACCAGATCCGCAAAAAATCCTCATCGCTCATCACCGAGGCGATCGCGAGAATGCGCGACGGCCGCGTGATCCGCGAGGCCGGCTACGACGGCGAATACGGCCGCATCAAATTATTCCGCGAAGACGAATTGAAAACACACGGCGGCGCCAGCGTCCTGTTCGATGTGCCGGAAGCGCAGCCCGCCGCGCGGAAAGAAAAAACCCAACGGCCCGACACCTTCCAGATTCTTCCCACCGCGCCGAAACCGCCGAAGGCCCGCCCGTCTTCCCCGGAAGGCGGACTTGATCCCGAACAAACCGCGGCCGTGCGGGCTGTCTCCGGCCCGCTTCTCATCGTCGCGGGCCCGGGCTCCGGCAAAACGCGCGTGCTCACGCACCGCATTGCCCATCTGATCCAAAACTGCGGGGCCGCGCCCGAAGCCTGTCTCGCGCTCACCTTCAGCCGGCGCGCGGCCGGGGAAATCAAGTCGCGGCTCGAAAGCCTGCTCGGCCAAACGGGACGGCGCGTTCCGGTCATGACCTTTCACGGGCTCGGCTATAAAATCCTGGAAGAAAACCGGAGCGCGGCCGGGCTTGACCGCGGGTTCACGCTCGCGCGCGAGGAAGACCTTACATCCCTGCTCGCGGAACATCTGTCTTTAAAGGAAGCTCAGGCCTTGCGCCTTTTGCGCGAGATTTCAAAAGCGCGGCGTGAAGACAAATCAACAGATGCAGACGTGAAGGCCGGCATGGAAATCCTCGAAAAAGAAAAGGCCCTGCGCGGGCTCGTCGACTTCGACGACCTGCTCCTTTATCCCCTGCGGCTTTTTCAAGAAGATCCGGGCCTCGAAGCGCGCGCCCGCGAACAGTACCGCTGGATCCTGATCGACGAGTATCAGGACATCGATCCGCTGCAATACCGCCTGGCGCGACACCTCGCGCCGCGAAACGGCAACGTCTGCGCGATCGGCGATCCGGACCAGGCCATTTACGGGTTCCGCGGCTCGGACGTGCGTTTCTTCCTGAAGTTCGCAGAGGATTTCGAAGGCGCGGCCGAAATCCGCCTGAAGCGCAATTACCGTTCGGGCGTTTCGATCCTGTCCGCCTCGTCGCAGATGATTCTTCCCGCCTCGCTTGTGCCCGGACGCGGAGCCGAGGCGCTGCTCGACGATCCGGGAAAAGTTCTGATCCACCACGCGCCGACCGACAAGTCCGAAGCGGAATTCATCGTGGAGCAGATCGAAAAAATGATCGGCGCCCTTACCTTCTTTTCCATGGACAGCGGACGCTCCGAAGGCCAGACCGAAAAAGAGCATTCCTTTTCCGATTTCGCCGTGCTCTACCGCACGGAGCAGCAGGTCCCGCCGCTCGAAGAGGCGCTCCTGCGCTCGGGCATTCCATTCCAGCGCCGCTCGCATCGTCCGCTCCATGAAAACCCGCTGGCCGCCGCCCTGCTGTCCGCGGCCGAAGAGGAAGAAGCAACCCTGTCTCTCGGCGCAGCTCTCCGCCGAGGCGCCGGAAAAATCGCAGGGCAGGAAGCGCTCGAAGCTCTTTTTAAGGATCCGGTTTTTCTGAGGCTGGACGAGATCGCGCGCGCCTGCGGGTCGGACCGGCCGCGTTTTTTTTCGGAAGCGCGCATGGCCGCGGACGTGGACGCCTGGGACGAGCGCGCGGACGCGGTATCGCTGATGACGCTTCATGCCGCCAAAGGGCTGGAGTTTCCCGTGGTCTTCATCGCGGGCTGCGAGGAAGGCGTGCTGCCGATGAAATGGAGCGCTGAGATGCCGCGAGAGGAGCTCGCGGAAGAGCGGCGCCTTTTTTATGTGGGCATGACGCGAGCCAAAGAACGGCTTTTTCTTTCCGGGGCGGCCAAACGGCTCTGGCAGGGAAAAATCCGGGAGCAGGAACCTTCTTCGTTTCTGAAAGACATCGAGCAAAAATTGCTCGAACGCATCGAACGCCAGGCGCTCAGGAAGCCGGCGACTTCGCCTCAGCTCGATCTTCTGTAGCTTTCTTTTCCGCGACGTGCTCGGCCACATCTTTTTTCACGGCCGCGAGCGTGTTTTCTTTTTTCTCGGCCTCGGCTTTTTCTTCCTTCTCTTTATCTTCCTTGGATTTGAAAAAATCCATGACCATGTCCCACCAGTTTTCGTCCTGATGCTGCACGAGCCGGTAAAGCCAGTACTCCCCGCCCCAGAGCAGGATCGTGTGGAAACCGATCTTCTGGAACTCGGCAAAACTTTCGCGGACCGATTCGGGCCAGCCCGTAGGCGGCCGTTCCTTGCCCACATGCACGAGCTCTCCGGGTTCCCACGGCTCGGCCTGCAGCTCCATGATCCAGACTTTCTTACCGACCGCCTTGGCGCGGGCCAGAAGCTCTGAAAAATAAGAATTCCGTTCCGTGGGCGTGGTCCAGAAATAGATTTTTTTCCACGCCATCTTGTGGCCAACCGCGGGATAGACGTTGATGCCGAGAATGTCGGAAATCTCGAGGGCATCCGAGATCGGGTCGTTCTTGGCGAAAAAGCGCGCGAGAAAATTAAGGAAGCGGTTGGGGTAAGTGGCGGAGCTGACGATGATGGGGCGCTTCTTGGGATCGAGCTGGCGCACGAGCGCGATCTCTTCCTGGATGAACGCCTTGCCGATCCACCAGTAGTTCCGGCCCGCGCGGTCGAGGCCTTCGTTTTCCACCTGCCAGTATTGCACGATATCTTCGTCTTTATAGCGCTCGACCACAACGCTGACGAAATGGAGCGCCTTTTCCCGGAGGTAAGCGCTCTCCGACACGTCCTGCCCGAACTTCAGCTTGATATGCTTCAGGACCCAGTCCGGGATGTAATATTCCGGCCAGCGCGGCGCCTTCATGCCGAGCGTGAGGAGGACGGGGATGTGGCGTTTTTTCGCCTCGGCAATCTGCCAGTCCAGGTATTCGAAATCGAGGACTCCTTCGTCTTTTTCGATGCGGTTCCAGTAAGTGCCCAGCCGGATCACGTCGAAATGGAATTCGAGGAGCGCGAGGTAAGTCTCCTTCCAGTCCATGTCCAGGTATTCGCTCTGGTGGATGCTGTAGGTCGTGCCGATCTTCAGGGTTTCCTGGGCCCGCGCCGGAACGGCAGGAAAAGCGAGAATCAGCGCCAGGAAAAGGGCCGTTTTTTTCATGTCAGCGTTTTTTCTCCGTGACCCAGAATTCTTCCATGTATTTGCCGAGCATGAGCCGCGTCTGAGCGTCCAGCGCGGGCAGCGCGCTCAAAAAAATGAAAATGACCGGAAGCAGCAGCCATCCGGCCGCGAAAAATATTTTCTGGAGTACCGGGTATTTCAATTTCTTTTTCGGCAGGAGGGAAAGGCTGATGATCATGGACACGATCAGCGCAGAGGCCGAGAGATTGAAGATGATGCCCGTGATGCGCGGGGCGCTGTAATAAAGGACCGTGTGTGCGAATTCCCGGCCCGCGAAAATGGCGGGCAGCCAGCCCACGAACGAGAGGATGAAGGCCCACGTGGCCCAGGAAATGTGGCCCTCGAACATCTTGAAGGCGTAGCGGAACTTGTCGTAAAAACGGATCTTCTTCGACCGCATGAACGCGCGCATCACGATCGGAAAATTTTCCACGCCCCAGGCCCAGCGCCTTTTCTGCTTATAAACGTAGGTCACGGTCTTCCACCACGAACCCGAATCCACGACGTCCATGGACAGCGTCACGTACAGCGGCACGACGCGGTAGTCGCCGTCGAAATGGATGAACGCCTTCCAGAAAACCGACGAGTCGTCGGAGATCATGTCGACGGGCCAGTAGCCGATCTCGACCAGCGCCTTGAAGCTCATGCTGTGGCTGGAGAACGTCACAAGCTTCTCGGGATTGGTGGCCTCGATCAGCTGGAAAAAAGACGAGCCCATTTCCAGGATGCGGGCAAAGGCCGGCGCGTTCCAGATGTTGTTGTGATAGACCGGGATGGGCTGGAAGCTCGCGCGCTCGCGGTCCGGACAGACCAGGTACTGGTACGTGAGGCAGGCGAAGTACGACTTGTCCACGACCGTGTCCGCGTCGAAGCAGGACACGATGATGTTTTCGAGCGGGATCTTGCGCTCGCGGAAATAGGCCGTGATTTCTTTCGACGCGTGCGTGGTGTTCGCGCCTTTGACGCGGGCCTCGCCCGGCACGCCCTGCGGGTGGATGACGGTCCGGAAATGAAAAAAACGCATGCCGTACTGTGCCTCGAGCTCCCGCACGCCTTGTTTGACCGCGGCGGAGGCGCGGTCTTCGAGCGCGATCACGACCACGATGCGCTCCGGAGGGAACGTGCCTTCGGCGAGGCTGCGGATGCCGGGCTCCAGCACCTCTTTGGTTTCTTTGATGACCGGCATGATCACGAGCTGGAGAATGTCCTCGGAACGCGGCGGCACGCTGCCGCTCTTGCGCAGCCGGTTCAAGTTGTTGTGATGCCTCCACAGCGACACGGCGCGGTGCAGGCCTTTGCCCGCGGCCTTGCGCCAAGACCCTTGCAGGTAATTTTCCAGATCATCGATGCCGCTTACGCGGGCCATCCAATCCGTGTTCGCTTCGGCCGCCAGCCGGAAATAAGAAATCATCAGGAACAGCGTCATATAAAAAAGCCGGAACAGCCAGAACAGCACGAACGCGATGACGAAAACGGCGGCAATGACAGGCTTCAGGAAAGAGACCGCGAGAAGGCCTGCCAGAATGGCCCAGCTCGTAGCGCCGGGAAGCGTTTCAAAAAAACGCTGCAGCTTTCTTTCGCCGCCTTTAAGCCCGCGTGCGGAATAATCGAAGTTCATTCGGAGTTTTTCTCCTTGAGCACGACCTCTTCCCTTCTCTCTGGGAAAGGCAGGTTGATGACGGCTTTCTTCGGAAAAATCTCGAGCGACACGAGCTGCGCCGAGTCCTTGTCCAGGTAATACAGAGAGCCTGAGTCTTCCGAATAATAAACGTCCGTCTTGTCCTTCACGCCGGTCACCGTATGCACGACGGGCGTCTCGTAGGTTTCGGTGTCGAGCAGGCGAACCTGGCTGCCGTCCCGGAACAGCACATGCGAGCCTTCGTACACCCAGAACGCCTGCGCGATGTTGTCCCCGTCCTTGAAAATCCAGGTGAGGCGCGGTCCCTTTTCGAACATCTCGCCTCCGGCCACGCGTTCGCGCGAAAAATCCAGGATGCCGATCTTGTTTTTCTGCCAGACAAGCAGGCGCTTGCGTTTTTTGTCGTACTCGAAACCCGACACCCCGCCCGGCACCTGGCGGTAAGGCAGCCGGTTGGACAAGAGCTCGCCTTTCTCGCCGCGGAAGAGCACGGTCTGGTCGTGATAGGCCTCGATGTCGAAGAAGCCGGCATCACCGAAAAGCGATTGCGCCAGGACGGGATCGTCCAGAAGAAATTTGAGGTCCTTGCCGTTTTCGTCCGTGCGGATCACCAGGCCGTCGTTTCTCACCGCATAAATAGAATCGTCGGAAAAACCCATTCCCCGCAGGTTTTTCAGGATACCGGGTTTCACCTCGCCGTCATCGAGGTTGATGCGGTCCAGTACGCTGTCGTGATAGTTATAGAGGTAATTACGTGCCGAAGAATCCCAGGCCAGTTTTTCCGGTGCAGCGTTGAAAAAAAGCGTGAGATCTTTCGGCGCCTTGTCCGGTTTGCCGAGGTCGATGGCGAGCGTGCGGGGCCCGGCGGGCATCTGCACCTGCAGAATCACGATGTTGCCTTCCGGGAACGTATAAGCGCGCTGGAGATCGGCCGCCGCGTATTCCGAGTCGCGGGCAAACAGGCGCTTCAGTTTGTCCTCGCCGAAATCATAGACGACCAGGCCTCCGAGCTTGTCGGTACGCTGCAGCAGAATCATTTCCGTGCCGGGAATGGCCCTGAGGCCGGCGTAGGAGTCGCGCGTCAGCAGCTCCCTTTTCCATTTGGAAGGAAGCAGCAGCACGTAATCCAGCACCGAGGCCTTTTCCGCGGCGACCGGCACGGTCTGGATCCAGGGCAGATGTCCGGGAAGATCCACGCGCACCGAGTAATTGCCCGGAATGAGATCACGGATCATCACCGGGGTCTTCTGCGTGAAGCGGCTCGGGCCCAGATGCACCTGCGCGCCGGCCGGAACGGTCGACAAATAAATGAGGCCGGTTTTGATGAGCCGGTATTCGGAGCCCGGCTTGACGATGAATCCGAAAGCGTAAAGGAGCAGCAGCGGGCAGGTGACGAGGTACAATAAGAGAAAGATGTAGAAAACAATCTTGCGGAACAAAATCACAAACGCATCTCCGGATTATGCGGCCGCATGGACGCGGCCGGGCTTAAAACATAACTCATTATAAATAAATAGGTTATAGTTTACAAGCCCGCTTTTGAATCATTTCTTGCCACAAGCCGGACCGCGGCCTGCCGATAATGGGATACATGCAAACCCTTGCCCGCATCTGGGACGACTTCTGGTTCAAAGAAAGCACGGGGCGCTCCGAGGCCTGGTTCCGCGTCGGCTACAGCTTCGCGCTTCTCGGCGACCTCATCGGAATGCGCTCGAAAGTGGTCCTGCTTTTTTCCAACGAAGGCGTGCATCACGCGACGCCTCTGGACGTTTTTTATCCTCCCGCAGCCGTGCTGAATCTTCACGCCGCGTGGATCGTGATCGTGGCCCTTTTGCTGTTGGGCGTCCGGACCCGCCTCATGTCGGTGTTGAACTTTTTCCTCACGACTTATTTTTTCAGTCTGCGCGGCTATGGCGCCTCCCACGTGGCGGATTGGGCGCATCAGGCCTTTGGCTTCTGCCTGATCTGGCAGACCTCCGGCCGCTTCCTGTCCGTAGAAAAATTCTGGAAAAAAGAACGCGACGTCCGGCCCCTCACGCTGTGGCCCGTCCGCCTCACGCAAATCACGATCGGCTGCATTTATTTTACCTCCGGCATCAGCAAGGTAGCGGATCCCGGATGGCTCGCGGGAACCGCCTTCCTGGACACTTTGAGAACCGGCCACCTTTCTTATTTTGATTTGAGCTGGCTGCCGGAGCATCCGGTTTTTCACGCCATCAATTATGCCGTGATGGCTTGGGAAAGCCTTATTCCCTTTCTGTGGTTTTTTCCGCTGGCGCGGCCCTGGGCGGTCCTCACTTCCTTTTTTTTCCACGCGGGGATTTGGCTGCTCGTTCGGGTGGGATGGTTTACGGAAACCATGATCGGGTCGCTTTTCATTTTTATCGACGACTGTTTTCCGCCAAAAAACCGGACGATCGTTCCCCCGGCAGCGGAAGCGCCGCTGATTCCGCTCGTCTCCTGGGGCTGGTGTAAGCGGGCCTGCATCAATGTCTTCCTTTGCTTTCATCTTTTCGCGGTGGGAAGCGCCCAGATCGCCTATGCGGGCAAGACCTTTGATCCTTACGGCTCGTGGTGGCAATATTTCAAGGCGTATCCGCTGTCCGTGCGCGTTTACGTCAACAACGTTTGCCGGCTGGTTTATTTCAATCTGTGGCCGAGCCCCATTTTCTTCGACCCGCTGAAAATCATCAACTACCGCGCTTTCGACGCAAGCGGCCGGCCGGCTTCCATTCCTCCTTTTGACGAAAACGGGCGTTTCGTCGGCGGCCTTCGCTATGCGAAGGAAGCCCGGCTGGGGCTGCTTCTGACCCGCATGGGAAATTACGGCCTGAACGAGAAACAATGGAACGCTTTCCTGCGCCAGCTCGTGGCCTTCTACCAGAAAGAGCATTCGCATGCTTATCCGTCGCGGCTCCAGATCTACCGCGTGGAAGTCTTTCCCAAGCGCGCCGCCGAGGGCAATGCCCCGCGGACCAACATCGTGCCTTTGGCGGAGGTCAAAGTTCGCGAAACTCCCCAAGGCCCAGTCTTCAACGTGTCGCTTACCGGACCGTCTCCGGTCCTTCCTCCGGGAGAAACCTGGTACCGGCAGGGCGACCTGAGGGATTGGCTCGACAAATTGACCGCGCGTTACGGGATTGGATTTTAAAATTCTGTAGACAACCCACGGGACCTGCTTATACTTTGAAGCAAGTTCCTTCACTCAACCCAAGAAAGGATGCCCCCATGAAAAAAACTTTCGCCGCAGCTCTCATCGTGATGTTAGCCTTCACCGCAGCGCCTTCCGCATTCGCCGCCAACACGGCTGTGCAAGGAAAAATCACGGGAAAGACGGTCTGCTACGGCCTGGCTTCCTTCATTATTTGGCCCGGTATCGGCCAGTACCTGAACAACAACGAAACGAAGAAGAACGTCACGCATGCGGTTCTGGGCCTGACGGGCATTTTCCGTTTCTGGTCCGGCTGGGACGCGTTGGTTGCGCGCCAGGGCGGACGCTGGGACGGCAAGATTTAAAGAATCGAAAGCTTCTAAAAAGAAAAAACCCCGTGGGAGAAATCCCACGGGGTTTTTTTATGCCTGTTGGAACTGCTGCTTACGTCGCGGCCGGCTGGCTCTGGGCCTGGGTCTGGCTGCCATTGCCGACAGGCAGCTTGTTCTTGAGCGATCCGAACAGCGCCTTGGCTTTGTCTTCGACGACCTGGCCTTCCCCGCCGAGCTTGCCGACGAGCGCGCCGCCGGTGCCCGTGACCTTGCCTTCGAGCTGGCTGGCGACGTTGTTCGCGGCCTGGTTGGCCATGGTCATGGTATCGAAGACGTTGCTCTGGAGGAATTCCGAGTTGAGGTTCGTCAGACGGGCAATCGTCGTGTTGCGGAGCGCCTTGGCGACGATCAGCGTGACGAGCGTCTGCGGGTTCGTGATGTTCTCGTGCTGCTCGCTGATGTTGACGTCGAACGTCTGCACGATCGGATCATTTCCCACCGTATAGTCTTTATAGATGACGCGGTCGACTTTCAGGTCGACTTTGTCGATCTGCACTTTGATTCCCGGTCCCTTTTTCTGTTCCGCGGGCGCCGGAGCCTGCTCCGCCGGAGGAGGCACTTCGCCTTTTTTCGCAGCGGTCGCGGCCTTGAGATAATCCAGGTTCAGCTTGCCGTCCTTGTTCCGGATAACAAGCAGCTCCTTCAAATGGAGCCTGAGGTCCTGCAGGTGGATGTTGCCTTTCAGGATGTCGCCCAGATGATAATCCACATAAACGAGCGGGATGTCGACCATGAGCGGGTCCTGGAAACCCGGCGGGTTATGCAGCTTGATGCCGTCGATCGAGGCCAGGGTATTCTGGAAATCCGTGTTGACGGTCCCCATTTCCAGCTGAAGCCCGGTCACCTTTTCCACGCCGAATGACGCCGCGGCTTTCAGAACCTGGTTCCGGAACACGAAAACCAACCCGGCGAGGACGGCAAAAAATACGACGATTTTGAGTAATAATTTCATAAACGCTCTCTCCTGTGTGGGATGTTGTTAGGCGAGATAGTGTAAACAAGCCTTCCGTGGGGCGCAAGCGAGAAGATGGCGGGACCGCAGAATTAGGAAAAAACCTACTTTTTCCGCCCGCCAGCCGCCATAACCGAGGGCATCACAACGAGTTCCCCGCCTTCGGCGTCCAGGCGGATCGTGCTGCCGTCCTGGATCTCTCCCTGGATGAGCTGGCGGGCGATGCGGGTTTCGACTTCGCGCTGCAGGAAGCGCTTCAAAGGCCGCGCGCCGTAAACCGGATCATAGCCCTGGCCGGCGATCAATTCCTTCGCGGCTTCCGACAGTTCGATCTTAATCTTGCGTTCGGCCAGGCGCTTCTGGAGGTCCTGAACCAGAAGATCGATGATCTTTTTGATCTCGGCCAGCGACAGCGGCTTGAAGAGGACGATCTCATCCAGGCGGTTCAGAAACTCAGGGCGGAAATGCCCGCGCAGTTTGGCCAGGACGCTTCCGCGCACGCCTTCGTCGAGCGTCCCGTCTGCCTTAATGCCTTCGAGCAAATCCGGCGAACCGATGTTGCTGGTCATGATGATGACGGTGTTCTTGAAGTTGACGGTCCGGCCCTGCGCGTCGGTGAGGCGCCCGTCGTCCAACAGCTGCAGGAGGACGTTGAAGACCTCGGGATGCGCCTTTTCGATTTCGTCGAACAGGATGACGCAGTAAGGCTTTCTCCGCACGGCTTCGGTGAGCTGGCCGCCTTCTTCGTAGCCGACATAACCCGGAGGCGCGCCCACGAGGCGGGAAACCGCGTGGCGCTCCATGTATTCGCTCATGTCGATGCGCACGAGATTCTGTTCGGAATCGAACAGCGCCGCGGCAAGGGCCTTGGCGAGCTCCGTTTTTCCGACACCCGTGGGACCCAGGAAAATAAAGGAGCCTATCGGACGCCGCGGATCCTTGATGCCGGCCCGCGCACGGATTACCGCGTCCGCGACGAGCTGAACGGCTTCGTCCTGGCCGATCACACGCTGATGCAGCACCTGGTCGAGGTGCAGCAGCTTTTCCTTTTCCCCTTCCATGAGGCGCGTCACCGGAATGCCCGTCCATTTGGAAACGATCTCGCCGATCTCCTCTTCGGTCACTTCCTCGCGAAGCAGCGTGGTCCCGCCTTTCTTGGCCTGGATCTTCTCCTCTTCCTGCTTGAGCTGCTTTTCCAGGGCGGGCAGCTTGCCGTGCCGCAGCTCGGCGATCTTGTTCAAATCGTATTGGCGTTCCGCGGCTTCGATTTCCAGCCGCACTTTCTCGATCTCGCCGCGGAGTCCACGCAGCTTTTCGATGGCGCCCTTTTCGCTTTCCCACTTGAGCTTCATGGCGTTTCTTTTTTCCTGCAGGTCTTGGAGCTCCTTACGCAGGACGTAGAGTCTTTCCTTGCTTGCCGGGTCCTTTTCCTTCTTGAGGGCCGTCTCTTCGATCTCGAGCTGCATGACGCGGCGGGACACTTCGTCCAATTCTGAAGGCATGGAATCCATTTCCGTCCGGATCATGGCGCAGGCCTCGTCCACGAGGTCGATGGCTTTGTCGGGCAGAAAGCGTTCGGAGATGTAACGGTCCGACAGCACGGCCGCGGCCACAAGCGCGTTGTCCTGGATGCGCACGCCATGATGCAATTCAAAGCGCTCCCTCAGCCCTCTCAGGATGGAGATGGAATCCTCCACCGAAGGCGGGTCGACAAGCACGGGCTGGAAGCGGCGCTCGAGTGCCGCATCCTTTTCGATGTACTTGCGGTATTCGTCGAGCGTCGTGGCGCCGATGCAGTGCAATTCGCCGCGCGCCAGCATGGGTTTGAGCATGTTGCCGGCATCCATGGATCCTTCGGCTTTGCCCGCGCCCACGATCGTGTGCAGCTCGTCGATGAAAAGGATGATCTTGCCTTCGCTTTTGCGGATTTCCTGGAGCACGGCCTTCAGGCGTTCTTCGAATTCGCCGCGGTACTTCGCGCCCGCGACGAGCGCGCCGAGATCCAGCGCATAAACCAGCTTGTCTTTCAGGCCTTCCGGCACATCGCCGCGGATGATGCGCTGCGCGAGGCCTTCGACGATCGCTGTCTTGCCCACGCCCGGCTCGCCGATGAGCACAGGATTATTTTTGGTCTTCCTCGAAAGGATGCGGATGACACGCAAAATTTCCTGATCGCGGCCGATGACGGGATCGAGCTTACCCTTGCCCGCTTCGGAGACAAGCTCGCGTCCGTATTTCTGCAGGGCCTCGTAACTGGTTTCCGGGTCCGCGCTGGTCACGCGCTGGTTGCCGCGGATCGTGGTGAGCGCCTTCAGGATCTTGTCGCGCGTAAGGCCGAAGGTCTTGAAAACCTTTCCCGCAGGCGTTTTGTCGCCTTCTTCGGAGAAGGCAAGAACCAGATGCTCGACCGAAACGTATTCGTCTTTTAATTTTTCCGCTTCCTGAAGGGCCTTGTTGAAAAGCGCGTTCAGGCGAGGAGTCAGGTAAATCTTGCCGGGCTCGACGCCGGGACCGGAGACCTTGGGCTTGCGCGCCAATTCCTTTTCCGCCGCGGCTTTCACGGCCTCCGGCGAAAGCTCCAGCTTTTCGAGAATCCGGGGAAAGATGCCGTCTTCCTGGCCGGCCAGGGCGGCCAGCAGGTGTTCGCCGTCGACTTCGAGGTGCCCGAATTCTGCGGCTAGATTTTGCGCCGCATTAAGGGCTTCCTGAGATTTGAGTGTCAATTTTTGAAGGTCCATACAGTTTCTCCACCCTTTTTTCTTCAACAACCATGCCAGGCGGATCTCCCTTTTCTGCGAGAAGAAGTGAGATTCTCCAAACAATCCCCCTGAGTCAAAAAGGCACACTCTGATTCAAAAAAAAACGCCCGCAAGAGAGATTCTCCTGCGGGCGTTCCTATTATATAAATGGTGGACCGGAGGAGAGTTGAACTCCTGACCTCCACAATGCCATTGTGGCGTTCTCCCAACTGAACTACCGGCCCATAAAGACTTGGGAAGGCCCCATGATAGCGGAATACCCGTATTTTTC
The genomic region above belongs to Verrucomicrobiia bacterium and contains:
- a CDS encoding UvrD-helicase domain-containing protein; this translates as MRFYADLHIHSKYSRATSRDCDLEHLTYWGRKKGITVIGTGDFTHPAWIAEIKEKLVPAEPGFFRLKDDFEDEIMKKLPPVCRGTTRFMLSVEVSTIYKKGDKTRKVHHLIYAPTVEKAEAINRALARIGNIRSDGRPILGLDSRHLLEIVLEAGEDCFLVPAHIWTPWFSVLGSKSGFDAVSDCYGDLAPHIFAVETGLSSDPEMNRRVSSLDGYRLISNSDAHSPQKLGREACYFDCGLDYFSLRRALETGQGYGGTVEFFPEEGKYHMDGHRACQVRFTPEESRKHNGICPECRKPLTLGVMYRVEELADRTEQETKDKSGEFKSLIPLPEMIAETLSVGPASKAVCRDYENMVSDLGAELDILSDLPLDQIRKKSSSLITEAIARMRDGRVIREAGYDGEYGRIKLFREDELKTHGGASVLFDVPEAQPAARKEKTQRPDTFQILPTAPKPPKARPSSPEGGLDPEQTAAVRAVSGPLLIVAGPGSGKTRVLTHRIAHLIQNCGAAPEACLALTFSRRAAGEIKSRLESLLGQTGRRVPVMTFHGLGYKILEENRSAAGLDRGFTLAREEDLTSLLAEHLSLKEAQALRLLREISKARREDKSTDADVKAGMEILEKEKALRGLVDFDDLLLYPLRLFQEDPGLEARAREQYRWILIDEYQDIDPLQYRLARHLAPRNGNVCAIGDPDQAIYGFRGSDVRFFLKFAEDFEGAAEIRLKRNYRSGVSILSASSQMILPASLVPGRGAEALLDDPGKVLIHHAPTDKSEAEFIVEQIEKMIGALTFFSMDSGRSEGQTEKEHSFSDFAVLYRTEQQVPPLEEALLRSGIPFQRRSHRPLHENPLAAALLSAAEEEEATLSLGAALRRGAGKIAGQEALEALFKDPVFLRLDEIARACGSDRPRFFSEARMAADVDAWDERADAVSLMTLHAAKGLEFPVVFIAGCEEGVLPMKWSAEMPREELAEERRLFYVGMTRAKERLFLSGAAKRLWQGKIREQEPSSFLKDIEQKLLERIERQALRKPATSPQLDLL
- a CDS encoding beta-galactosidase, with amino-acid sequence MKKTALFLALILAFPAVPARAQETLKIGTTYSIHQSEYLDMDWKETYLALLEFHFDVIRLGTYWNRIEKDEGVLDFEYLDWQIAEAKKRHIPVLLTLGMKAPRWPEYYIPDWVLKHIKLKFGQDVSESAYLREKALHFVSVVVERYKDEDIVQYWQVENEGLDRAGRNYWWIGKAFIQEEIALVRQLDPKKRPIIVSSATYPNRFLNFLARFFAKNDPISDALEISDILGINVYPAVGHKMAWKKIYFWTTPTERNSYFSELLARAKAVGKKVWIMELQAEPWEPGELVHVGKERPPTGWPESVRESFAEFQKIGFHTILLWGGEYWLYRLVQHQDENWWDMVMDFFKSKEDKEKEEKAEAEKKENTLAAVKKDVAEHVAEKKATEDRAEAKSPAS
- a CDS encoding glycosyltransferase family 2 protein is translated as MNFDYSARGLKGGERKLQRFFETLPGATSWAILAGLLAVSFLKPVIAAVFVIAFVLFWLFRLFYMTLFLMISYFRLAAEANTDWMARVSGIDDLENYLQGSWRKAAGKGLHRAVSLWRHHNNLNRLRKSGSVPPRSEDILQLVIMPVIKETKEVLEPGIRSLAEGTFPPERIVVVIALEDRASAAVKQGVRELEAQYGMRFFHFRTVIHPQGVPGEARVKGANTTHASKEITAYFRERKIPLENIIVSCFDADTVVDKSYFACLTYQYLVCPDRERASFQPIPVYHNNIWNAPAFARILEMGSSFFQLIEATNPEKLVTFSSHSMSFKALVEIGYWPVDMISDDSSVFWKAFIHFDGDYRVVPLYVTLSMDVVDSGSWWKTVTYVYKQKRRWAWGVENFPIVMRAFMRSKKIRFYDKFRYAFKMFEGHISWATWAFILSFVGWLPAIFAGREFAHTVLYYSAPRITGIIFNLSASALIVSMIISLSLLPKKKLKYPVLQKIFFAAGWLLLPVIFIFLSALPALDAQTRLMLGKYMEEFWVTEKKR
- a CDS encoding PEGA domain-containing protein, coding for MILFRKIVFYIFLLLYLVTCPLLLLYAFGFIVKPGSEYRLIKTGLIYLSTVPAGAQVHLGPSRFTQKTPVMIRDLIPGNYSVRVDLPGHLPWIQTVPVAAEKASVLDYVLLLPSKWKRELLTRDSYAGLRAIPGTEMILLQRTDKLGGLVVYDFGEDKLKRLFARDSEYAAADLQRAYTFPEGNIVILQVQMPAGPRTLAIDLGKPDKAPKDLTLFFNAAPEKLAWDSSARNYLYNYHDSVLDRINLDDGEVKPGILKNLRGMGFSDDSIYAVRNDGLVIRTDENGKDLKFLLDDPVLAQSLFGDAGFFDIEAYHDQTVLFRGEKGELLSNRLPYRQVPGGVSGFEYDKKRKRLLVWQKNKIGILDFSRERVAGGEMFEKGPRLTWIFKDGDNIAQAFWVYEGSHVLFRDGSQVRLLDTETYETPVVHTVTGVKDKTDVYYSEDSGSLYYLDKDSAQLVSLEIFPKKAVINLPFPERREEVVLKEKNSE